From Solibacillus sp. FSL W7-1464:
ACTAGTAAGCTTAGCAATAAGCTAAAAAATTTTCACTAGGAGGATGTAAGAAATGGCTAACAACAACAAACGTAATCAGAATCAGAATGACGGATCAATGACGGTTCAAGAAGCGGGTCGTAAAGGCGGAGAAGCTACATCTAATAACCATGGTAGAGAATTTTACGAAGAAATCGGCCGTAAAGGTGGAGAAGCGAGCAGCGGAAACAACCAAAGCGGTAATAACAACAATAATAACAACAGCGGCAAAATGAGCCGTGAAGAAGCTGGACGTAAAGGCGGAGAAGCAAGCCGCAGAAATAATAACAGCAACAATTCCAACAATAAAAACAACAAAAAT
This genomic window contains:
- a CDS encoding KGG domain-containing protein; this translates as MANNNKRNQNQNDGSMTVQEAGRKGGEATSNNHGREFYEEIGRKGGEASSGNNQSGNNNNNNNSGKMSREEAGRKGGEASRRNNNSNNSNNKNNKNNS